A single region of the Triticum dicoccoides isolate Atlit2015 ecotype Zavitan chromosome 2B, WEW_v2.0, whole genome shotgun sequence genome encodes:
- the LOC119361870 gene encoding UNC93-like protein 1, which yields MAVSRELPEAGSPQGTEAPPGPGLRYNSPLVQVSLIGLVCFCCPGMFNALSGLGGGGQFDHTTADNANTALYACFAVFGVLGGAAHNLLGPRLTLLLGSLTYPLYAASFLYYNHHKSQTFPITAGALLGAGAGLLWAAQGAIMTSYPPPNRRGSYISLFWCLFNLGGVLGGLLPFSFNYARTDAGSVNDATYAAFIAFMLLGAALTFLVLPPARIVRDDGTRATRVTYSSVSTEGWEIIKLFANWRMLLILPAAWASNFFYTYQFNNVNGLLFTLRTKGLNNVFYWGAQMLGSAGIGYFLDFGFASRRKRGLMGVAAVAVLGTAIWAGGLANQLRYLDGEFPDKIDFKQGSRYAGPFLLYFSYGLMDAIFQSLIYWIIGALANDTQILSRYVGFYKGVQSAGAAVAWQVDTHKTSLLSQLIVNWGLCTVSYPLLAVLVLLAVKDEDYSVSNVDDGGKEKETKMAAPSSFH from the exons ATGGCCGTGTCGAGGGAGCTGCCGGAGGCCGGGTCCCCGCAGGGGACGGAGGCGCCGCCCGGCCCCGGCCTGCGGTACAACTCGCCGCTGGTCCAGGTGTCGCTGATCGGGCTGGTGTGCTTCTGCTGCCCGGGCATGTTCAACGCGCTGtccgggctgggcggcggcgggcaGTTCGACCACACCACGGCCGACAACGCCAACACGGCGCTCTACGCCTGCTTCGCCGTCTTCGGCGTCCTCGGCGGCGCCGCGCACAACCTGCTCGGCCCGCGCCTCACGCTGCTCCTGGGGTCCCTCACCTACCCGCTCTACGCCGCCTCCTTCCTCTACTACAACCACCACAAGTCCCAGACGTTCCCCATCACGGCGGGCGCGCTGCTCGGCGCCGGCGCGGGCCTGCTCTGGGCGGCGCAGGGCGCCATCATGACCTCCTACCCGCCGCCCAACCGCCGGGGCAGCTACATCTCGCTCTTCTGGTGCCTCTTCAACCTCGGCGGCGTGCTGGGCGgcctcctccccttctccttcaACTACGCCCGCACCGACGCCGGCAGCGTGAACGACGCCACCTACGCGGCCTTCATcgccttcatgctgctcggcgccGCGCTCACCTTCCTCGTCCTCCCGCCCGCCAGGATCGTCCGCGACGACGGCACGCGAGCCACCAGGGTGACCTACTCCTCGGTGTCCACGGAGGGGTGGGAGATCATCAAGCTCTTCGCCAACTGGAGGATGCTGCTCATCCTGCCGGCGGCATGGGCCAGCAACTTCTTCTACACCTACCAGTTCAACAACGTCAACGGCCTCCTCTTCACGCTCCGGACCAAGGGCCTCAACAACGTCTTCTACTGGGGCGCCCAGATGCTCGGCTCCGCCGGCATCGGCTACTTCCTCGACTTCGGCTTCGCCAGCCGCCGGAAGCGGGGGCTCATgggcgtcgccgccgtcgccgtacTCGGCACCGCCATCTGGGCCGGCGGCCTCGCGAATCAATTGAGATACCTCGACGGCGAGTTCCCCGACAAGATCGACTTCAAGCAGGGCAGCCGCTACGCCGGACCGTTCCTGCTCTACTTCAGCTACGGCCTCATGGACGCCATCTTCCAGAGCCTCATCTACTGGATCATCGGCGCCCTCGCAAACGACACCCAGATCCTCAGCAG ATACGTTGGTTTCTACAAGGGTGTGCAAAGCGCAGGAGCAGCCGTGGCATGGCAGGTGGACACCCACAAGACATCCCTGCTGTCGCAGCTGATCGTCAACTGGGGGCTGTGCACCGTCAGCTACCCGCTGCTGGCCGTCCTGGTGCTCCTGGCCGTGAAGGACGAGGACTACTCCGTGTCCAATGTCGACGACGGCGGCAAGGAGAAAGAGACCAAGATGGCCGCGCCATCAAGCTTCCACTGA